CGTCGGCGCGCTCGGCCATCCGGCGCGCGAGCGGCGCGGGCGCGATGCGCGCCTGCAGCGCGTCGATCTCGGTGAGCACCTGCGCGGCGGCGGCGCGCTCCGTGGGCGTGGACTGTGCGCCGAGCGACGAGAGAACGGGCGACGCGACGAGCGACGACGCGGCGAGCGACAGCACGACGAGCGCGGGCGAGGGACGCATCGGAGTGCGGAGCATGAGCGGGTGAACGGTACGACCGCGTACCCAGGTCCGTACCTAGGTCCTGGGGGGCTCCCCCCCCACGCCCATCATAGCACCACGTTCGACCGGTCGCCGTACCATGCGAACGCGACGCAGCCCCCCGTGACGCATCGCACCGTGACGCGCACGTACGCTTCACTTCGCCGGCACGTCCCGATACCGTCCGGGTACCTCAGAGGAGGACCGTCCAGGAGCCGGTCCGCAGCGACGTACGGAGCAGTGACATGGATGGTCCGACCGACATCGAGGGAATGCTGGAGCCGGTCGACGCGTCGACGCGCGTCGCGGCCGGCGCGCTGCATCCGGCGCCGCCCGACCTCACGTTCCGTCTCATGGCCGAAGCGATGCCGCACCTCGTGTGGTCGGCGCGGCCGGACGGGACCGTGGACTACTTCAACGAGCGCTGGTACGCGTTCACCGGCAGCGCGCGTCCGGACGACGACGGCAACGGCGCGTCGCCGCGTGGAAGCTGGCTCGACGGGCTGCACCCCGACGACGTCGACGCCGCCGCGGCCGCGTGGCGGCGCGTACTGCACACCGGCGAGACGCTCGACGCGCGCTTTCGCCTGAAGGAAGCGGGCGACGCGTACCGGTGGTTCCTCGGCCGCGCGGCACCGCTGCGCGACGCGGCCGGCGCGGTGGTCCGATGGCTGGGCACGTGCACCGACGTCGACGATGCGACGCGCAACGAGGAGGCGATGGCGATCCTCGCGCGCGCCGGCGAGCTGCTCGGCGGCGCGCTCGCCGTGGAGCCCGCGCTCGCCGCCGCGGCGCGCGCGGCCGTGCCCACGCTCGCCGACTGGTGCGCGGTGGATCTCGCCGAGCGGCGCCCCGACGGATCGTTAGGCACGCACCGCGTCGCCGTCGAGCACCGCGACCCGGAGAAGGTCGCGCTCGCGCTGCGGCTCGCCGAGCGGTACCCGGACGCGAGCGACGCGCCGCACGGTGTGCCGCACGTGCTGCGCACCGGCCGTCCCGATCTCGTGCGCGAGATCCCGGCCGCGTTGCTCGAGGCCTCGGCGCGCGACGCCGAACACCTCGCGGCACTGAAGACGCTGGGCCTCTGCTCGTACATCGTCGTGCCGATCCTGGAGGCGGTCGCGCAGCTCGAGCTGCCCCACGGCGCGCCGCGCCCGGCGACGGATGCGGCGCCGTCGGTCCTCGGTGCGATCACCTTCGTGTCCGCGGAGAGCGAGCGCCGCTACACGGAGCGGGACGTCGAGGTCGCGTCCGAGCTCGCGCGCCGTGCCGCGCTCGCGCTCGAGCGCGCGCGGTTGTACGAGCACGCGCTGCGCGACCGCGAGCAGCTCGCCGAGCAGGCCGAGGAGCTGTCGGTGCAGAACGAGCGCCTGCAGGAGCAGGCCGCGGAGCTCGAGATGCAGGCCGCGCAGCTGCAGGAGCAGGCGACGGAGCTCGAGATCACGCACGAACAGCTCCAGCAGCAGGCCGCGGAGCTCGAGGTCTCGCAGGAGCAGCTGCAGGAGCAGGCGGCGGAGATGGAGGTCGCGAACGAGCAGCTCCAGGAGACGGCGGAGGAGCTGTCGCGCCGCGTGATGGAGCTCGAAGCGGCGAAGCGCGAGGTCGAGCACACGGCCGCCGAGCGCCAGCGGCTCATCACGGATCTCGAGCACGCGCGCGCGGACGCGGACGCCGCGCGCGAGCGGGCCGAGGAGGCGAACCGCGCGAAGAGCGAGTTCCTCGCGTCGATGAGCCACGAGCTGCGCACGCCGCTGAACGCGATCGGCGGCTACGCGGAGCTCATGGAGCTCGGCCTGCGCGGGTCGGTGACCGAGCAGCAGCGCGAGGACCTCGCGCGCATCCGACGCAGCCAGCGGCACCTGCTCACGCTCATCAACGACATCCTGAACTTCGCGCGCATCGAGGGCGGGCGCGTGGAGTACGATCTACGCGTGATCCGCCTCGCCGGCCTCGTGGCCGACGTGGTGCCGATGATCGAGCCCCAGGTCGTCGCGCAGCAGCTCACGTTCGACGTGCGCCTGCCGGGCGGCCCGGGAAGCGACGTGTCGGTGCGCGCGGACGCCGAGCGCGTGCGGCAGATCCTGCTCAACCTGCTGTCGAACGCCGTGAAGTTCACGCCGGCCGGCGGCCGCGTGGGCGTCGAGGTGGTGAACGATGATGCGCGCCCCGACGTGGTGCTGATCCGCGTCTCGGACACCGGCATCGGCATCCCGGCGGACAAGCAGGAGGCGGTGTTCGACGCGTTCGTGCAGGTGCACGCCGGGCTCACGCGCCGGCACGAGGGCACGGGCCTCGGCCTCGCCATCAGCCGCGACCTCGCGCGCGGCATGGGCGGCGACCTCACGGTGGAGAGCGAGGTCGGCAAGGGGAGCACGTTCACGCTGACCCTGCCGAGAGCGCGTGACGAGTGACGGGTGACGCGCGCCGTTAGGCAGATGCGTCACGCGTCGCGCGTCACTGATCGTTCATCCCGAACTCGAAGCTCGCGACGAGCATGATCGTCGAGTGCCGCGCGCTGGAGCCGGGCGAGACCTTCGTCAGCCCCATGCCGTAGCGCAGGTCGAGCTGGATCTGGCGCTCGCCGAAGGCCACCGAGCCGCCGCCGCCGCCCATCAGGCCGAGCGACAGCGGGTTCACCTCCTGGAACGGTCCGGCGATCTGCTTGCCCGATCCGTCGCACACGCCGCTCGTGGTCGCGCGCGGACCGGCGAGCTCCACGTCGCACCGCACCCGCGTGGCGAACGACGGGCCCGCGAAGACGTGGGCGAGCACCCGTCGGCCGGTGGGGATGTGCAGGCGCACCATCACGGGCACCTCGAGGTAGTCGACCTGCACCGACTCGCTTCCCACGCCGCCCGTCGTCGGCATGGCGAACGTGAACCCTTTCCTCACGAAGAGCAGCTCCGACTGCAGCGACACGCGCTGCGTCCCCCACACGCGCAGCGATCCGCCGACCACGGGGCCCGTGGTGCCCGACTGGATCGCCTCCGCGCCGCCGATGGGACGCGAGTAGCTCGCGCCGGCGAGGAGGCCGAGGCTCACCTGCGCCTGCGCCGCGCGCGCGAGCGCGAGCGAGGCGCCGATCGCGACGAGCGTCCGCGTCATCGCAGCGCCTCCACCGCGCGGCCGAGCGCCGCCGTCGCCGCGTCGATGCGGCCGGCCAGGTCGGCGATCTCGCGCTCCAGCAGTGTGCGGTCGCCGGCGCGCGCGGCCTCGCTCACCGACGGCAGCGGGATGTTCGCGTAGCCGTTGTCCTCGTCCGACGCGTACACGAGGTTGCGGAACCACGGCCGCGTGCGAAGCCCTTCGGGGCGGGTGAGCGCGCGCTCCACCTGCTTCAGCGCCTCGTTCGCCGCGGCGAGCGACTGGCGCGTCGGCGCGTTAGGCGTGGCGAGACGCGCGTCGCGCGCGGCGGCGAAGTCGGCGGCCGCGCGCTCCATGCGGTCGAGCGCGGCCGACACCGGCGCGAGGCTCGGCTGCGCGCCGCCGGGCGTCCCCGTCCACCCGCGCGTGGCGAGCGAGCGCACGATCGGGCCGACGTAGCGTCGCAGGGTGCGCGCGTACTCCACGTAGTCGTACGGGAGCACGTCGGCGTCGGCGAGACGCAGCACCATGCCGGCGGCGACGCGCGCCGCGGCCGCGTGGTACGCGTACGTGGGATCGCCGAACTTCGTCATCCACGCGTACGAGTCGTACTGCGAGTGATACACGCCGCCCGCGCCGCCGAACCCCCACTCCGCGATGGGAATGCCGAGGTGGTTGTAGAAGCCGGCGAAGTCGCTGCCGCCGCCGGGATCGCCCATGTTCGGCGTCGCCGTGTCCACGACGCCCGCGCGGCGGCGCCACACGTCGTACACGCTCCCGCGGCCGCTCGGATCCGGCACCGTCGACGCGACGTCGCGCAGCACCGCGCGCAGCGACGGCGAGCCGCCGCCGCCGAACGCCGGCCCCTGCGCGGCGACGTCCTGGTTGAGGTAGGCCACGGCGTGGCGCGCGAGGCGCAGCGAGTCGTCCTCGACGTACTCCGTGGATCCGACCAGCCCCCACTCCTCCGCGTCCCACGTCGCGAACACGATGGTGCGTCTCGGGCGGTGGCCGGCCTTCAGCTGCTCCGCGACCGCGCGCGCCGCCTCGAGCACGCTCACCGTGCCGCTCACGTTGTCGGCGGCGCCGGGGCCCCAGCCGTCGCGGTGTCCGCCGATGATCACCAGCTCGTCGGGCAGCTCGGCGCCGCGCACGACACCGAAGGTGTCCCAGATCGTCTTGTACGCCGCGGTCGCCGAGTCGTCGCGCACCTGCACGCGCGCGCGCACCGGACCGGGGCCGACGTGGTAGCGGAACGGCAGCCCGCCCTGCCACGACGCGGGTATCGCCGCGCCGCCTAACGGCTCGAGCAGACGCGCCGCGTTGCCGTACGAGATGGGCACGACCGGGATGTGCGGCACGCCCATGCGGTCGGCGGAGACGCACGGCGCGTTCGGCAGGCTCGGATAGCCCGGCGTGCACGGATCGCCGTCGCCGTTGAACACGGAGCCGCGCTGCACGCCGTTCGCGTTGCGCATGGGTCCCGCGGGATACACGTCGCCGCGCACGTAGCCGTCGTCGGCGGGATCGCTGTAGATGAGGAGCGCGACCGCGCCGCGCTTCTCCGCCTCGCGCGCCTTGATGCCGCGAAACGACCGCCCGTAGCGCGCGAGCACCACCTTGCCGCGCACCGACACGCCGACCGAGTCGAGCTGCGCGTAGTCCTCGATGAGACCGTAGTTGACGTACACCACGTCGCCGGTCGCGTCGCCGGCCGCGCTCGACCCGTTCACGGTGGGGTACTGCGGCAGGTACGACGTGGAGTCGCCCGGCACCGGCGGCTCGGCGAGCGCGAGCTCCTCCGATCGACCGTCGGGCGTTAGGCGCCACACGTGCACCGCGGTCGCGTGCGGCATCCACACGCGGTACGCGCGCACCTCGGTCTCGAGGCCGAGCTTCTTCATCTCGGCGATCACGTAGTCGCGCGTGCGCGCCTGCGCCGGCGTGCCGGCGACGTGCGTCTCCGCGGAGAGCGCGCGCGAGTGCGCGCGGGCGCGCGCCGGATCGGGACGCGCGATGGCGGCGGCTTCGGCGGCCGACTCCCGCGCCGCGTTCGCCGGCGTGAAGCCGACGAGCGGGCGCGCGTCCTTCGTGACGGGCTGCTGGGCGGCGAGCGCGAGCGGCGCGAGCGAGGCGAGAGCGAGACGGCGGAGCGACACGTCGGTGGGGACGAGGGTCGGTGCGGGCGGGGCGCGCGGCACAGCTTAGCGTCGCTCCCGGCGGGACGCGACCCTCGGTGTGGGGCTCACGACTCCACGTACGAGTCTGTATAGGACTGAAGAAGGACTGAAGAGGGACTGAAGAAGGAAACTCCAACAAGAAGTGTTGGTCCTTCTTCAGTCCTGCTTCAGTCCCACGTGCACTCGTACGTGGAGTCGTGAGGGGCGCTCCCGCATCGCGTGCCCGCCGCATATCGTGCACGACCGGCCACACTTCACCTCAACGCGATCGCCCCGATGACCGCACCCGCCACCGCCCCGTCGCTGCAGCAGCTCGGGCTCGGCGACTTCGACGCCGAGATGCAGTCCACGCGCCGCATCCTCGAGCGCGTGCCGGACGAGCACTGGAACTGGAAGCCGCATGCGAAGAGCGCCTCGCTCGGCGACCTCGCGTCGCACGTCGCGATGGTGATCGGGCTGCAGAACGCGGTCGTGCGCCGCGACGAGTTGGACATCCTGGCGCGCGACGGCGCCCCACCGGCGAAGGTGACGAGCCGCGCCGAGCTGCTCGAGCGGTTCGACGCCACGGTGGCGAGCGTGCGCGAGTCGATCGCGGCGGTGGCCGACGAGGCGGCGTGGCAGCGGCAGTGGACGTTCCGGCGCGGCGACCACGTGATCTTCGCGATGCCGCGCGTCGCGGCGTTCCGCACGCTCGGCATCAACCACCTCGTGCACCACCGCGGGCAGCTCAGCGTTTACCTCCGGCTGCTCGACGTGCCCGTGCCGGGGATGTACGGCCCGTCGGCGGACGAGCGCATGTGATCCGCGGCGCGGCGCATGACGCCGGCGAGCAGCCCGTACGCTTGCGCCCACGCGGCGGCGCCGGCACGAGCTGCTCGGGGGTGTCGAGCACGCTCACCGTCCACGCGAGCGCATCGGCCAGCTCTCCTGCAGGAGACGACGTTCGTCGGGTGTCACGCCCGGCCTCAGGCGACGCGGGCCGAGCGCCCGACCGACGGCGACCGCTGGCTACGGGCGAGCAGCGCGACGCAGTGCTGCCACGCCACGCGGACCGGCGGCGTCCAGAGGGCGGGGCCGAGCGACTGCTCCACCGCCCACAGCAGCGCGGCACCGACCACGCCGCCGTCGTCGAGGTCGCCGTCGCCGTGCAGCCGCGCGACGATCCCGTCCAGCCGGTCGAGGTGCATCACCGCCACCCCGATCGTGTGGAGCAGCGTGCGCCCCTGCGCCGACGGATCCTCGCCGATGACGAGCAGCCGCAGCGACGGATCGAGCAGGTAGAGCCGGTCGAAGAAGTGGGCGAGCAATCGCTCCGGGTCGGCCGACGCGGCGGCCCACGTCGCCCGGGCGAGGTGGCGCTCCGAGGAGTGCATCATCGTATGGTCCTCAATCAGGCGATCAGGCGGCCGCCGCGTAGGCGGCGCGTCGCATCACGTTGGTAATTGTGAGATACGTCTCCGTCCACGCCGCGCGGACATCGGCGGTGAACGCGCTGCCGAACGTCGAGGCGAGGGTATCGAGCAGCGCGCGGCCGACGACGTCGTAGTGGTGGTCGCTCACGCCGTAGGCGACGTGGCGCCTGCCGAGCGCGTCCAGCGCCGGGGTCAGCGTTTCCAGCCGGTCGATGGCGCCGACGGCGACCCCGAGCGTCTGCATCAGCTTCGCGACCTGCGCGTCGAGGTCGGACGGGAAGATCGGGCGCAGCGAGGGGTCGAGCTCGAACAGCCGCTCGTAGAAGTGGAGTCCGATCGACAGGGCGTGCGGCTTGGCGAGGGACCAGGTGGACCGCACGATCGAGACGTAGTCGGGTCGCATGGGGTGATCCTGGGAGGCAGGCGCGGAGCGCCGGTCGGGGGCGCGGGTCGACGGCCAGCGGCGGCCGGTGCGACGCCGGACAGCCTATGCGGCGCCCCCACCGCGTTATCACCCCGTTATCACCCGCGGCCTGGCGGACCCGATCGGCCGGTCGTGACGGTGTCCGCGGGCTCCGCCTCCCCACGTTCGGCGGCCTTGCCGTGCGCCGGGACGGGCGAGCGATCGCCGGCGCCGCCTCGCAGCCACGCAGCCCTACCTCACATCGCCTTCACCGGCCACGTGTTGTTCGACCGATCGATGTCGACCAGCCGCTGATCGGGATCGAGCTCGATCTTCGCGAGCTTCTTCGACGCCGGGAACGCGTAGCGTCGGATGTAGTGCGACGTGTTCGTGCTCCACACCTCGGCCGGATAGTCGAAGTCCTCCTTCGAGCCGTCGGCGAACGTGAAGCGGGCGTGGATCGGGAGCACGCCGCGGGCGGCGTTGCCGTACATCACCGCGACGCGCAGCGTGTCGCCCTGCATCTGCGTGGCGACGGTGTCGATCTTCTGGTCGAAGTGCGGGTTCTCGAGGAACCACTCGCGCCAGAACCAGTCGAGCCGCTTGCCGCTCGCGTTCTCCATCGTGCGGAAGAAGTCCGCCGGGCTCGGGTGCTTGAACGCCCACGCCGCGGTGTACGCGCGGAACGCGTCGTCGAACGCGTCGGGGCCGAGGATCTCCTCGCGCAGCAGGTGCAGGCCGACCGCGGTCTTCACGTACGCGTTCTCGCCGAGCAGCGCCGGGTTGATGCGGTCGGGGTTGATCTCCAGCGGCTGGTCGACGTCGTTCTGCATGTACTGCTCGACGAGGCGCATGTTCTCGAGGGCGCGCGCGTTCGCCGTCCCCTTCTCCGGGAAGCGGCGCCCCTCGGAGTAGTAGTTGATGAACGTGTTGAAGCCCTCGTCCTGCCACATGTGCGCGCGCTCGTTCGAGCCGACGATCATCGGGTACCACATGTGCCCGATCTCGTGCGTGATCACGTTGTACAGGTCGTACTTGTCCTCGCTCTTGTTCTCCATCGCGAGCATCGGGTACTCCATGCCGCTGATCGGCCCCTCGACCGCGCTGATGTGCGGCCACGGGTACGGGAACCAGCGCTCGGAGTACTCCTGGATCGACATGCGCGACATGTCGGCGGCGTCCTTCCACGTCTCGATCGCGCTCGGCCGGTAGTAGCCCATGGCGAGGATGCCCTTGTAGCTCGACGCGTCCCACATGTAGTCGGGGCTCGCCGCCCACACCGCGTCGCGCACGTTCTTCGCCGCGAAGCGCCACGTCAGCGTGCCGGTCTTTCGCGGGCGCGCGGAGCCGTTCTTCAGCTCCGCCTCGGTGACGATGTGCACCGGCGTGTCGCTCTTCGACGCCTGCGCGAGCCGCTGCACCTGCGTCGGCGTCAGCACCTCGCTCGCGTTCTGCAGCGCGCCCGTCGCGGCGACGATGTAGCCGGCGGGCACGGTGACGCTGAGGTTGTAGTCGCCGTACTCGAGGTAGAACTCGCCCTGCCCGAGGTACGGCTCGGTGTTCCAGCCGCGCAGGTCGTCGTAGACGCAGACGCGCGGGTACCACTGCGCGAGCTCGTACAGCGCGCCGTCGCGGCCCATGCGGTCGGCGCCGTGCTCGGGGATGTTGAAGTGCCACGCGACGTCGAACGTCGCCGTGGCACCGGGCGCGAGCGGCTGCGCGAGGTCGACCTTCATGATCGTCCCCTCGACGCGCGTCTTCAGCGCACTGTGCTTGCCGCCGACGACCTGGTCGAAGCGATCGAGCACGTCGCCGCCCTCGAAGTTGCGCGCGCCGAAGCGCGACTCCGCGGCGAAGACGAGCGAGTTCAGCGAGTTGCCACGGAAGGCGTTCTGCTCGACCTGGAACCACACGAACGTGAGCGTGTCCGGCGAGTTGTTCGTGTAGCGCAGCGTCATGGTGCCGGCGAGTGACTTCGCGGCGGTGTCGAGCGTGCCGTGCAGGTCGTAGTCGGCGCGGTTCTGCCAGTAGCGCGGCCCGGGGCGGCCGGCGCCGCTGCGGTACAGGGTGCTCGACGTGTAGTCGAGCGGCGCGAAGATCGACGTGTCGCCGACGCCGCGCGCGTGGGCCTCGCGCTGGGCGGGCGTCTGCGGCGGCCGCTGCTGCTGGGCGCGCGCCGACGTGGGCGCGCCGAGCGCGGCGACGCCGAGCAGCGCGGTGAGCTGACGGATCGTGGGTCGCATGTCGTGCGGTACGGTTGTGAACACGGACGAGCGCCGCCGGTCAGCCGCGCCCCCTTGCATGCAATACACCCGGGTGCGCTCGGGGAGCCCTCCACGCGTCGGAATGTGATGGCACGCGTCCGAATGGTACTGCGGCGCGGTCGCGGCGTAGCACCTTGGGCGCAGGGGGGGGACCCCCCTGGGACCTAGGTCCCGCGCCCGGACGAGTCCTTTCAAAACGCTTACCACCTCCGTCGCTCCGCGCCCTCGCCGAGGGTGGGACGCGGTGCAGGATTCTCGTCGGCCTCACGCGGAGCCGTGGGCGCGAGGCCTCTTGAAGTGAACCACAGAGGGCCGCAGAGGGCCGCGGAGGACTGCCCTTCTGAATTGAACCACAGAGGACACGGAGGACACGGAGGACACCAACTTCTTGAAGACGTTCTCCTCTGTGTCCTCTGTGTCCTCTGTGGTAAGACGCGGTTGAAGTTGCCGTCCTCTGCGGCCCTCTGCGGCCCTCTGCGGTTCACCGGCCAGCGACACGCCGCGCCTCCGCACCATCCACGTACGCGCCTCTCCCGACGGACCCGATGCGAAGAACCGCTCTCGCCGCCGCGCTCGCCATGCTCGCGACCGCCGCGCTCCCCGCGCAGCCGGCCGCGCCCGACGATGTCCTCGCGCACGTCCCCGCGCCGGCGTACGCCGCGATCGTCGACGTCACCGTCGTGCCGATGGATCGCGAGCGGATCCTCGAGCACCAGACGGTCGTCGTGCGCGACAGCCGCATCGTCGCGTTAGGCGCGGCGCGCGGCACGCCGGTGCCGGCCGGCGCCGCGCGCATCGACGGGCGCGGGAAGTTCGTCGCGCCGGCGCTCGTCGACATGCACGCGCACCTCTCGGCCGGCGACGAGTCGCTCGGCACCGCGGCCGGGCGCCAGCTCGCGCTCTACCTCGCGAACGGCTTCGCCACGGTGCGCGGCCTCTCCGCGCCGACGCCGATCCTGCCGGCCCAGCTCCGGCTGCGCGACCGCGTGGCGCGCGGCGAGGTGCTCGGTCCCACGCTGTACGTCGCCGGGCCCTCGCTGAACGGGGGGAGCGTGACGTCGCCGGCGGCGGGGGTGCGCATGGTCGACGACGCGAAGCGCGCCGGCTTCGACCTGCTGAAGACGCACGGCGGGCTGTCCGCCGAGGCGTACGACAGCGTGGCGGCGGCGGCGAAGCGCGACGGGCTCGCGCTCGTCGGCCACGTGACGCCGGAGTACGGCCTCGCGCGCGCGTACGCCGCGGGGCAGCAGATCGAGCATCTCGACGGCTGGATCGCCGCCATCGTCGCCGACGGCGTGGCGGTGCCGCCGGGGCAGCTCGTGCTCGACCCCGCGGTGCTCGCGCGTGTCGACGCGCGGAAGCTCGACTCGGTGGTGCGCGAAACCGTTAGGCGCGGGATTTGGAACGGCCCCACGCTCGCGCTGTTCGAGACGCTGGCGTCGGACGAGACACCCGAGCAGCTCGCGCAACGCCCCGGCCTGCGCTATCTGCCGGCGGCCGAGGTGGCGCGGTGGGCGCCGGCGAAGGCGCAGATCCTCGCCGCACCGGCCGAGGGGCGCGCCGCGTTCGTGACGCTGCGACGGCGCATCGTGCGCGCGCTGCACGACGCCGGGGCCAAGCTGCTCGTCGGGTCCGACTCGCCGCAGCTGTACATGGCGCCGGGCGACGCCGCGCTGCGCGAGATCGATGCGTTCGTCGCCGCGGGGCTCACGCCGTACGCCGCGCTCGAGGCGGCGACGCGCAACCCGGCCGAGTGGTTAGGCCGCACCGACGCCGGGACGGTCGCGGCCGGGAAGCGCGCCGATCTCGTGCTGCTGGACGCGAACCCGCTCGTCGACACGGCGAACCTGCGCAAGGTGGCCGGCCTGTTCGTCGGTGGACGGTGGCTCGACGCGTCCACGCTCGCCGCGCTGCGCGCGGGGGTGCTGGCGCGGGTGCAGGGGTGAGCGCGCGCCGTCGTCGCCCGTCGTTAGCTTCCGGACGACACCGTCCGCCGCGCATGCCGAGAGCCGCCACGCTCAGCCTCCTCTGCTGCCTCCCCGGCGCGCTGCATGGCCAGCGCGTGACGAAGGCGGCGCCGACCGACACCGGTCCGACGACGGCCGCGATCACGCCGGCGGATCTGCGCCGCCGGCTGTACGTCTTCGCCGCCGACTCCATGATGGGGCGCGCCGCGGGCACGGCGGACAACCTCCGCGCCACGGCGTACATCGAGCGCGAGCTGCGCCGCCTCGGCCTCGTGCCCGGCGGCGACGGCGGCTCGTTCTTCCAGCAGGTGCCGCTCGTGCGCCGTGGCGTCGGGCAGGACGCCGCGCTGACGATCGACGGCGTCGACGGCGCGCGATTCGTCGCCGGACGCGACTTTCTCGTGCGCGACCCCGGCGCCGCCCAGCGGTCGGTCGACGGCGCGGCGACGGTGTACGGCGGCACGTGGGGCGACTCGTCGACGTACGTCGCGCCCGCCGCCGCGAACGGAAAGCTCGTCGTCGTGGACGTGCGGCGCGGGTGGGAGGCCGACCGCGCGCATCTCCTGAAGCGCTATCGAGGCGCGGCCGGGATCGCCGTCGCGTCGTACGACTCCATGCCGCCCGACGTGCGCGGCGCGCTGTCCGACACGCCGGTGTCGCTCGCCGACGGCGAGGCGCCGGTCGTCACCACGGGCGCGACGCCGGCGCCCGTGTTCCTGTACGTGACGCGGGCGCTCCGTGCCGCGCTGTTAGGCGCGCCGGGGCGCACGGTGCGCGGCGACGTCGCGTTCGGCGACCAGCCGGCGCCGGCGCGGAACGTCGTCGCGATCCTGCCGGGGAGCGACC
This DNA window, taken from Gemmatirosa kalamazoonensis, encodes the following:
- a CDS encoding ATP-binding protein, with protein sequence MDGPTDIEGMLEPVDASTRVAAGALHPAPPDLTFRLMAEAMPHLVWSARPDGTVDYFNERWYAFTGSARPDDDGNGASPRGSWLDGLHPDDVDAAAAAWRRVLHTGETLDARFRLKEAGDAYRWFLGRAAPLRDAAGAVVRWLGTCTDVDDATRNEEAMAILARAGELLGGALAVEPALAAAARAAVPTLADWCAVDLAERRPDGSLGTHRVAVEHRDPEKVALALRLAERYPDASDAPHGVPHVLRTGRPDLVREIPAALLEASARDAEHLAALKTLGLCSYIVVPILEAVAQLELPHGAPRPATDAAPSVLGAITFVSAESERRYTERDVEVASELARRAALALERARLYEHALRDREQLAEQAEELSVQNERLQEQAAELEMQAAQLQEQATELEITHEQLQQQAAELEVSQEQLQEQAAEMEVANEQLQETAEELSRRVMELEAAKREVEHTAAERQRLITDLEHARADADAARERAEEANRAKSEFLASMSHELRTPLNAIGGYAELMELGLRGSVTEQQREDLARIRRSQRHLLTLINDILNFARIEGGRVEYDLRVIRLAGLVADVVPMIEPQVVAQQLTFDVRLPGGPGSDVSVRADAERVRQILLNLLSNAVKFTPAGGRVGVEVVNDDARPDVVLIRVSDTGIGIPADKQEAVFDAFVQVHAGLTRRHEGTGLGLAISRDLARGMGGDLTVESEVGKGSTFTLTLPRARDE
- a CDS encoding outer membrane beta-barrel protein; the encoded protein is MTRTLVAIGASLALARAAQAQVSLGLLAGASYSRPIGGAEAIQSGTTGPVVGGSLRVWGTQRVSLQSELLFVRKGFTFAMPTTGGVGSESVQVDYLEVPVMVRLHIPTGRRVLAHVFAGPSFATRVRCDVELAGPRATTSGVCDGSGKQIAGPFQEVNPLSLGLMGGGGGSVAFGERQIQLDLRYGMGLTKVSPGSSARHSTIMLVASFEFGMNDQ
- a CDS encoding M20/M25/M40 family metallo-hydrolase gives rise to the protein MSLRRLALASLAPLALAAQQPVTKDARPLVGFTPANAARESAAEAAAIARPDPARARAHSRALSAETHVAGTPAQARTRDYVIAEMKKLGLETEVRAYRVWMPHATAVHVWRLTPDGRSEELALAEPPVPGDSTSYLPQYPTVNGSSAAGDATGDVVYVNYGLIEDYAQLDSVGVSVRGKVVLARYGRSFRGIKAREAEKRGAVALLIYSDPADDGYVRGDVYPAGPMRNANGVQRGSVFNGDGDPCTPGYPSLPNAPCVSADRMGVPHIPVVPISYGNAARLLEPLGGAAIPASWQGGLPFRYHVGPGPVRARVQVRDDSATAAYKTIWDTFGVVRGAELPDELVIIGGHRDGWGPGAADNVSGTVSVLEAARAVAEQLKAGHRPRRTIVFATWDAEEWGLVGSTEYVEDDSLRLARHAVAYLNQDVAAQGPAFGGGGSPSLRAVLRDVASTVPDPSGRGSVYDVWRRRAGVVDTATPNMGDPGGGSDFAGFYNHLGIPIAEWGFGGAGGVYHSQYDSYAWMTKFGDPTYAYHAAAARVAAGMVLRLADADVLPYDYVEYARTLRRYVGPIVRSLATRGWTGTPGGAQPSLAPVSAALDRMERAAADFAAARDARLATPNAPTRQSLAAANEALKQVERALTRPEGLRTRPWFRNLVYASDEDNGYANIPLPSVSEAARAGDRTLLEREIADLAGRIDAATAALGRAVEALR
- a CDS encoding DinB family protein gives rise to the protein MTAPATAPSLQQLGLGDFDAEMQSTRRILERVPDEHWNWKPHAKSASLGDLASHVAMVIGLQNAVVRRDELDILARDGAPPAKVTSRAELLERFDATVASVRESIAAVADEAAWQRQWTFRRGDHVIFAMPRVAAFRTLGINHLVHHRGQLSVYLRLLDVPVPGMYGPSADERM
- a CDS encoding globin family protein, whose translation is MRPDYVSIVRSTWSLAKPHALSIGLHFYERLFELDPSLRPIFPSDLDAQVAKLMQTLGVAVGAIDRLETLTPALDALGRRHVAYGVSDHHYDVVGRALLDTLASTFGSAFTADVRAAWTETYLTITNVMRRAAYAAAA
- a CDS encoding M1 family metallopeptidase, translated to MRPTIRQLTALLGVAALGAPTSARAQQQRPPQTPAQREAHARGVGDTSIFAPLDYTSSTLYRSGAGRPGPRYWQNRADYDLHGTLDTAAKSLAGTMTLRYTNNSPDTLTFVWFQVEQNAFRGNSLNSLVFAAESRFGARNFEGGDVLDRFDQVVGGKHSALKTRVEGTIMKVDLAQPLAPGATATFDVAWHFNIPEHGADRMGRDGALYELAQWYPRVCVYDDLRGWNTEPYLGQGEFYLEYGDYNLSVTVPAGYIVAATGALQNASEVLTPTQVQRLAQASKSDTPVHIVTEAELKNGSARPRKTGTLTWRFAAKNVRDAVWAASPDYMWDASSYKGILAMGYYRPSAIETWKDAADMSRMSIQEYSERWFPYPWPHISAVEGPISGMEYPMLAMENKSEDKYDLYNVITHEIGHMWYPMIVGSNERAHMWQDEGFNTFINYYSEGRRFPEKGTANARALENMRLVEQYMQNDVDQPLEINPDRINPALLGENAYVKTAVGLHLLREEILGPDAFDDAFRAYTAAWAFKHPSPADFFRTMENASGKRLDWFWREWFLENPHFDQKIDTVATQMQGDTLRVAVMYGNAARGVLPIHARFTFADGSKEDFDYPAEVWSTNTSHYIRRYAFPASKKLAKIELDPDQRLVDIDRSNNTWPVKAM
- a CDS encoding amidohydrolase family protein → MRRTALAAALAMLATAALPAQPAAPDDVLAHVPAPAYAAIVDVTVVPMDRERILEHQTVVVRDSRIVALGAARGTPVPAGAARIDGRGKFVAPALVDMHAHLSAGDESLGTAAGRQLALYLANGFATVRGLSAPTPILPAQLRLRDRVARGEVLGPTLYVAGPSLNGGSVTSPAAGVRMVDDAKRAGFDLLKTHGGLSAEAYDSVAAAAKRDGLALVGHVTPEYGLARAYAAGQQIEHLDGWIAAIVADGVAVPPGQLVLDPAVLARVDARKLDSVVRETVRRGIWNGPTLALFETLASDETPEQLAQRPGLRYLPAAEVARWAPAKAQILAAPAEGRAAFVTLRRRIVRALHDAGAKLLVGSDSPQLYMAPGDAALREIDAFVAAGLTPYAALEAATRNPAEWLGRTDAGTVAAGKRADLVLLDANPLVDTANLRKVAGLFVGGRWLDASTLAALRAGVLARVQG